One genomic region from Anticarsia gemmatalis isolate Benzon Research Colony breed Stoneville strain chromosome 7, ilAntGemm2 primary, whole genome shotgun sequence encodes:
- the LOC142974172 gene encoding uncharacterized protein LOC142974172, with protein sequence MSAADEKEVEQMRCALSAIANEMQNYRYQTDSECSSETTKNEDVLRCLVKCKSTLKLKNENIRLLRRNLRTICAVAKTLSSAKEVETASLNNQLNYARNQYWDLMKKQKATSEISIKLQAENQALRDKLQSFNNFIEIGYRNLLKPQVEIVENTPILEKLQNIIIYCGQYYADYCNQLEKCSQLEQKNRFLNSKLQILEKNLKSTSEQLRNNDSYSIKHKREKRSSMSQRNFTNMMGVVRSEYQLGHRQSITNLTMTQIRIKNHSIHNDMRNLDLTSHLTTVQKLLQDQDTLIEDLRNLSNEIDVES encoded by the exons ATGAGTGCAGCAGATGAGAAAGAAGTAGAGCAAATGCGATGTGCTCTATCGGCCATTGCTAACGAGATGCAAAA TTACAGATATCAAACTGATTCGGAATGTTCGAGTGAAACGACAAAAAATGAAGACGTTCTAAGATGTTTGGTCAAATGTAAAAGCACTTTAAAGTTAAAGAACGAAAACATTAGACTACTAAGGCGAAATTTACGGACAATATGCG CTGTTGCTAAAACATTGTCATCGGCTAAGGAAGTTGAAACTGCGTCACTCAACAACCAATTGAACTATGCAAGAAATCAATATTGGGACTTAATGAAAAAGCAAAAGGCGACATCTGAAATAAGCATTAAGCTACAAGCAGAAAACCAAGCACTACGCGATAAACTgcaaagttttaataatttcatcgAAATTGGGTATCGCAATTTACTGAAACCACAAGTTGAAATAGTGGAAAATACTCCTATtttagaaaaattacaaaacattataatttattgtggcCAGTACTATGCCGACTACTGTAATCAGCTGGAAAAATGCTCGCAACTTGAGCAAAAGAACAGATTCCTAAACAGTAAGCTCCAAATCTTGgaaaagaatttaaaatcaaCTTCAGAACAGTTAAGGAACAATGATAGTTACAGTATCAAACATAAACGAGAAAAAAGAAGTAGTATGTCACAAcgaaattttacaaatatgatGGGTGTTGTTCGTTCCGAATATCAGTTAGGTCATCGACAGAGTATTACAAACTTGACGATGACTCAAATACGTATTAAAAACCACTCAATTCATAACGACATGAGAAATTTAGACCTGACTTCTCATTTAACCACTGTACAGAAACTTTTGCAAGACCAAGACactttaattgaagatttgagGAACCTTTCAAATGAAATTGATGTGGAGTCGTAA
- the LOC142974437 gene encoding uncharacterized protein LOC142974437, whose product MATAVANVQKKAVGANNAGVRKKSGPKFELTEEQRRDIKEAFDLFDTENTGKIDTKELKVAIRALGFEPKKEEIKKMIAEIDKGDGKVSFEDFLELMTVKMAEKDTKEEIMKAFKLFDDDETGKISFKNLKRVAKELGENLTDEELHEMIDEADRDGDGEINQEEFLRIMKKTSLY is encoded by the exons ATG GCAACTGCTGTGGCTAACGTTCAAAAGAAGGCAGTAGGTGCCAATAATGCAGGCGTTCGAAAGAAGTCTGGGCCTAAGTTTGAACTAACAGAAGAACAGCGAAGAGATATCAAAGAAGCATTTGATCTCTTTGATACAGAGAATACAGGGAAAATAGACACAAAGGAATTAAAGGTTGCTATTCGAGCTCTTGGATTTGAGCctaaaaaagaagaaattaaaaagatgATAGCAGAAATTGACAAGGGAGATGGCAAAGTGTCATTTGAAGACTTTCTTGAACTGATGACTGTTAAAATGGCTGAAAAGGATACTAAAGAAGAGATTATGAAAGCATTTAAACtttttgatgatgatgaaactG GTAAGATATCATTTAAGAATTTAAAGAGAGTGGCAAAGGAACTCGGCGAGAACTTGACTGATGAGGAACTGCATGAAATGATAGACGAGGCTGACAGGGATGGAGACGGAGAGATAAACCAGGAAGAGTTTCTGCGCATCATGAAAAAGACAAGCCTCTACTAG
- the Rpi gene encoding ribose-5-phosphate isomerase, with protein sequence MLLKILTPSVLKRTVSVGIFSRLRSTNVKMSLEEAKQAAAIQAVDNFIQNNMVVGIGSGSTVIYAVQRLAERAETENLKVTCVPTSFQAKGLINKHNLKLAELDTHPVIDVTIDGADEVDSNMVLIKGGGGCLLQEKIVASCSKLLIVIADYTKDSTKLGDRYKKGIPIEVVPMAYVPVKQKIEARFGGKTELRKAIAKAGPVVTDNGNFILDWLFTDQNLNWELVNQELNLIPGVVETGLFVNMCYKAFFGQPEGGVVERIRK encoded by the coding sequence ATGTTGCTTAAAATATTGACACCGTCAGTTTTGAAGCGCACTGTTTCTGTTGGAATATTTAGCCGGCTTCGAAGCACAAACGTGAAAATGTCTTTAGAAGAAGCTAAGCAAGCTGCTGCAATTCAAGCAGTcgataattttatacaaaataatatggtTGTCGGCATAGGAAGTGGTTCAACGGTAATTTATGCAGTGCAACGATTAGCAGAACGCGCCGAAACAGAAAACTTGAAGGTGACCTGTGTGCCTACATCATTCCAAGCCAAAGGGTTGAtcaacaaacataacctaaaacTAGCCGAGCTCGATACTCACCCGGTAATCGATGTAACTATCGACGGAGCCGACGAAGTAGACAGTAATATGGTACTTATTAAAGGTGGCGGTGGATGCTTGTTGCAAGAGAAAATCGTCGCGTCCTGCTCCAAGTTACTTATAGTAATTGCCGACTATACAAAGGACTCTACCAAACTAGGAGATCGGTATAAAAAAGGTATACCAATTGAGGTTGTGCCAATGGCTTATGTTCCTGTCAAGCAGAAAATTGAAGCAAGATTTGGTGGGAAGACGGAGTTGCGCAAAGCTATTGCTAAAGCAGGACCTGTGGTGACAGACAATGGTAACTTCATCCTTGACTGGTTATTCACTGACCAGAATTTGAACTGGGAGCTAGTTAATCAAGAATTGAATTTGATACCTGGAGTTGTGGAAACTGGTTTATTTGTTAACATGTGCTATAAAGCCTTCTTTGGCCAACCAGAAGGTGGTGTGGTTGAAAGAATTCGTAAATAA